In Bacillus thuringiensis, the DNA window TGTGTAATTAATAAAATTGTAATCCCGATTTCTTCATTAATCTTTAATAACAAATCAAGGATAGATTCAGTTGTTTCGGGGTCTAAAGCACTCGTTGCTTCGTCACTTAATAACACTTCAGGTTCATGAGATAGTGCACGAGCGATTGCTACACGTTGTTTTTGGCCGCCAGAAAGTTCACTTGGATATGAATCTTTTCGATTAAAAAGATCAACAATACGTAAATACTTTTCTACCCTTTTTTCAATTTCATTTTTGGGAAGCCCCGATAGGCGTAAAGGTAATGCAATATTTTCATAAACGGTAACGGTTTTAAGTAAGTTGAACCCTTGAAAAATCATTCCAATTTTTTGTCTCGCTTTTGCTAATTCTTTTGTCGACAGTGTAGTTAAATCTTTCTCGTTTACGATAATATTTCCTGTCGTTGGTTTTTCTAATAAATTTACACATCGAATTAATGTACTTTTACCAGCGCCACTATATCCAATGATTCCAAATACTTCGCCCTTTTTTACTTGAAGGGAAGTAGGTTTAAGAGCTTCTACATTCCCTTTTTTTGTTGTAAATACTTTGGATACATTTTTTAATTCAATCATTATCGTCAGCTCCTACCAAGATGGTAAAACTGAACCATCAAATTTTTTCTCGATAAATTCTTTTACTTCTTTAGATTGATAGGCTTTCTTTAATTTATTTACAACAGCATCATCTTTATTTTCAGTACGAACAACGACCCAGTTCACATATGGTGAATCTTTTCCCTCACGGAAGATAGAATCTTTCGCAGGGCTTAATTTTGCACCTAATGCAAAGTTTGTATTAATTGCAGCTGCTTTCACTTCACTTAGTTGTGTCGGTAATTGAGATGCCTCTAATTCAACAATCTTTAAATTCTTTGGATTTTCAATTACATCTTTCGCAGTAGCTTTTTCTGTAGCCTTTGGATCCACTTTTAAAACACCTGCTTTTTCAAATAGTTTTAAAGCTCGAAGTTCATTCGTTGGATCATTTGGTACAGCGATTGCGTCACCCTCTTTTAAGTCTTTTACATCTTTTATGTCTTTAGAATATACGCCCATAGGGAATGTTACTGTTGAAAATACTTCCGTTAATTTCATATTACGTTCAGCTTTAAATACGTCTAAATAAGATTTCGTTTGATAGCTATTTACATCAAGACTTTTTTCATCTAGGGATACGTTTGGTGCTACATAATCATTAAATACCTTTACATCAATTTCGAGCCCATCTTTCGCTGCCACTTCTTTTACCTTTTCAAAAATTTGTTCATGTGGTCCACCTGTTACACCGACAGTAATCTTTTTCTCATCTAATGCTTTTACCTCTTTGTCAGAATTAGCGCCACATGCGCCTAGCAATAATACCGCTCCACTTACAATGCTCAATAATACTTTTTTCATCTATAAGTCCCCCTTCATATACGTTACAAAATAAAAAGCACCTCTCAAAATAAGAGAGGTGCCGAATAGACAAAATAGGTTCCTCTCTTATCTTCCAAAACGAAAACTCGTTTTGCAGGAATTAGCACCTTAGCTTATACGTCATAAGCTCGGTTGCCGGGCATCATCGGGCCAGTCCCTCCGCCACTCTTGATAAGAGTATGTGTATGTAGTTTTTTAATATGGTACTAATAGTAAATCTTACAAAAAGAATTGTCAATGTTATTTTCTGAATATATTTTGTTTTAAGGTAATCGAAACGTTCCCTTTTTTATGCCCTTTTTCTACATATAAATGAGCTTCAGCAATTTCTTCTAATCGGTAAGTTCTATCAATAACGGGTTTTAAATTTTCTGTTTCCGTTAGTTTTTTTAGTAGAAACATATCTTCTTTACTGACCTTTGCCATCATGCCATTAACAGATACATATACACCAGTAGGCGTTAATGCTTTTTTTCCAAGGGATCTTTTATGTTTTCCAACAGCATCAAATATAACATCATAGTATTCGCCCCGCTTAGTAAAATCTTCTTTCGTATAATCGATTACTTTATCAGCTCCTAAAGATTGCACTAGTTCAAAATTTGAATGACTACAAACAGCTGTAACGGTTGCACCGAAATATTTAGCAAGTTGTACGGCAGCTGTTCCTACTGATCCAGATGCGCCATATATTAGCACTTGTTGCCCCCTTTTTATACGGGTCTTTCGTAGGAAATGTAGTGCCGAAGTTCCGCCAAAGGGAATAACTGCTGCTTCCTCATACGTTACATTGGTAGGTTTTAATGCTATTAATCCACTTTCATGTATACATGTATATTCTGCATAACCACCGACATTAAGCTCTGTTAATGCAAAAATTTGATCTCCTTTTTTAAATTGAGTTACATCTGTTCCTATTTCTTCGATTTCACCGGATAACTCTACACCGAGTATAGGCTTTCTCGGTTTTCTAAAACCTAATATGATTCGCATAGGAATCCAAAATAAGAGAGGGCTATTAAAGCTGCGCATTCTACAATCTCCAGTCGTTACACTTGTTGCGTGAATTCTAACTAATACTTCATTCTTTTTGGGAGTAGGCTTCGCTACATCCTGAAGTTTGAGAACATTAGGTGGTCCATACTTTGTGCAAATTATTGCTTTCATAATGACCTCCTGAAATGAGTTGTTATTACATCATATTTAACTAGTTCTTTAAAAATGTTGCTATGAGAGGAATAAAGTTAAATAGGGAGATTAAAAATTATATAGATTTCAGAGAGAAATAGATGATATCCTTTGGGGAAGGAGGGGGAATTATGAAAAAACTTATTTTAACTTCTAGTCTAGTATTTGCGGTTATGTTAGGTGCAGGATGTAGTAATGAGAAAACAGCAAAGACGGATGAACCGAAAAAAGAATCAGTTCAAAAAGAAAAGGAATTAGCAGCGAAGGATGTTTTCACGAAAACGAACGAAGCTTTTAAAAATGAAGAACATGTAACGATGACATATGATGTAGGGATAAAAGCTGAGAGAACAGAGATGGATATATTAAAGGCTAAGATGCAATTAGAGCCAAAGACAAAGAATTCTCGTTCTGAAATGAATGTTTCTGGTACGGATATTGTAGTATATACTGTGGATGGTAAAGTTGCAGGTCAGGTGAAAAATCCTGCTACAGGAGAAGTTATATCTGTATCAGAGGAGCAATTAAATGCTGGTGGGATGAAAGCAACTCAAGATATTATAGATAATTTAGAAGTGCCAGCAGTAGTGTTAGATAAAATGAAGATGGAGAAAAGCGGAGATAAATACAAACTGAAGTTCACATTAAAAGGGAAAGAAACAGAAAGTATGTTAACTAGCATGGATGAAACGCAGAAGAAAATGCTACAAGCGCAAAACGCAAAGATAGAAGAAGTGGATGGAGAATATATCATTACAAAAGATTTTAAATATGAATCAGCGAAGATTGATATGATTATGAGTAGTAATGGTAGGGATAAGGCACACATTATTACGAATGCAAAATATACATCGTACGAAAAGTTTGAGCCAATACAGATACCAGTAGCAAAGTAATGAATGTTAAGGGAGGTACCTGAAAGAATGGGTATCTCTTTTTGTTGCTAATAAGGAGAGTGTCATTTGAAAAAAAGAAAGATAGCAGTTGTCATTGTAGCGTATACCGTTTTGCTTGCAACGTCTGTACATACATATAAAAAACAACTTGATCATCCTATTATGAGTGATGTAGGCAAATTGCTTCCGACAAAAATAAAACGTGTTGAAAGTGCTACAGATGAGCGCTCGTTAATACAATTAGTGCGAGATGCAAATGTTTCAGGAGAGAAGATTTCTATCGCTGGTATGCAACATAGTCAAGGAGGACAAACATATTATCCGAACGGTACGATGCTCGATATGAAAGGATATAATAAAATATTAGAATTTGATCCGAAGAAGAAGCGAATCACGGTTCAAAGCGGTGTCACGTGGAATGATATTCAGAAGAAAATAAATCCATATGGTCTGGCAGTTCAAGTAATGCAATCTCAAAACATTTTTACTGTTGGTGGTTCATTAAGTGTAAATGTACATGGGCGTGATATTCGTCATGAAGCATTGATTGATACAGTAGAGTCGTTTAGGTTGTTAATGGCAGATGGTACGGTGCGTAATGTAAGTAGAGAAGAAAATGCTGATTTGTTTCCGTATGTAATTGGAGGGTACGGATTGTTTGGCGTGATTTTAGATGTGACGCTACAGTTAACAGATGATGCATTGTATGAAACGCATACGAAGGTACTAGATTATAAAGAATACGCGTCTTATTTCAAAGAAAAAGTGAAAAAAGATGAAAATGTTCGTATGCACTTAGCGCGTATTTCTGTTGCTCCAAACTCATTTTTAAAAGAGATGTATGTGACAGATTATACAGTGGCACAAAATCAAAATATGAGGGAAGAGTACAGTGAATTAAAGGAAGAAAATATTATAGCTGCACCGAAATTTTTGCTTGGGTTATCGCGTTATAGCGACTGGGGAAAGAATACGTTTTGGGATATACAAAGAAATTATTTTGAACGTACAGATGGAAAGTATGAGACGCGAAATAATGTTATGAGGTCAGATAGTGCTTTTATGGAATATGAAAATCCGAATAGGACAGAAGTGTTACAAGAATACTTTGTGCCCGTAGATTCTTTCACAAAATACATAGATGATTTACGTAACACATTAACCGAAGAAGAGCTGAATTTGCTCAACATTACGATTCGTTATGTGGAAAAGAATGAAAATGCAGTTTTATCCTATGCGAAAGATGATATGTTTGCGCTGGTTCTTTTAATTAATCAGGGACGCTCAGAGGGTGAGATAAGGAAAACAGAGGATGTCATTCGGAAGATGATCGATGTTACTTTAAAGCATAATGGTAGTTATTATTTACCGTACTATTCTTACCCAACGAAGGAGCAGTTAAAGAGGGCATATCCTCGTATAGAAGAATTTCTTCAAAAGAAGAAGGAAGTAGATCCAGAAGAGAGATTTGTGAATTTATTTTATAGGGAGTATACGAAATGACATATAGAAGATTTGTAGCGTCACAAAGCATAATTATGATGGCAGGAAGTATGGTATTTCCTTTTTACATTCTATTGCTTCGGAATGTTGGGAATAGCTTCTCACAGTTTGGTTGGGCGTATGGTTTATTTTCCTTAACTTCAGCTCTAGTATATCCATTAGTTGGAAGAATCTCTGATAGAGTAGGTGATAGAAAGTTATTAATTATATACGCCTGGTCCATGGCTATATTAATGCTTTGTTTTCCTATTGCAACAGAAGTATGGCATGTATATATTCTTCAAATTGTAATGGGTATTTTAGGGGCTGTGCAGCGTAATACGGAGAAGACATCGTTAGCACGAAAAGTTGTGCAAGAAAATGCTGGTTATGAGATTGGAAAATACCATGTGTGGACATCGATTGGAGGAGCATTAGCAATTATTGCAACGGGATATTTAGTAGATTTCTTTACGATTGGCACCATTTTTTATATTGCATCTATCTTATATGTAGTGAGTGGGATTGTATTAAGTAGTAAAAAAATATAATCATCCCCATTTTTACCTGAATACCCTTTATTTGCTATACTAAAAGGGAAAATAAAAGAAAAGGGGACATTGCCTTTGATGAAATTTTTAATTTTAGCTATTCTCACTTTGTTTTTGATTCCATGGACAAGAAGCGGTAGTAAACTTCGAGCAGTGGATAAGAAAGGGGATGAGAAGGTTGTAAAGGGTAAGAAATCATCCATTTTAGTTATTCCTGTTTTATTTTGGATAGGTATTGCAATCTACGAATATCTTTGGCTAATCGATGATCGAGCAGATTCGATTCTTACTCATTATTCCGTTGCAGTAGCAGTTTTAATTGGGCTTGTTTTATTTTCACAAAATCAAATAGGGAAATTAGAAGGTACGTTAAAGGGACTTCTAATGTTTGTTTTACTCGCAAGTTATGGCTATTTTGGTTATTTGCACGATATAGTAATCACGCAAACGAAATATGATTCTGTTGTGAAGATCGAGAAAGATATTTCAGAGCCATTTACTGAAAATGATCAACCGTTTACAGTGCCGCCAAAGACAGCGGAGAATAAGATGAAAAAAGTATTTGGGGATATTCCGAAAGTAGCTTATTTTGAGCTAGGAGAATTAACGCCACAAATGGTAAATGGCGAGGCCTTATATGTAGCACCAATTGAAGTTTCAGGATTTTTTAAAGCGCGTAAAGCTGAGACAATTCCAGGGTACGTAACGATGTCAGGTACGAATCCTGATGCGGAAGCGAAACTGCACCTTGGTTATAAAATGAAATATGTGCCAAGCATGTTTTTTGGTAATAAATTAGAACGTGTCGTTCGAAAAGCAGAACCGGATTTAATTTTTAAAGGGAAACCTAAATTTGAAGTGGATGATAAAGGGAAACCGTATTATACAATGACGTATGGTGAATTTATTTCAGGAAGATCTGGATTTGAAGTAGAAGGCGTTGTAGTAGTAGATGCACAAACAGGTGAAGTGAAAAGATACGACAAAGGAAAGGCACCTAAATTCGTTGATGGCGTATTAAATCACGAGACTGCATCTACATTAAATACGTATTTCGGTAAATATATTCACGGATTTTGGAATACAAAATTCTCGCAAACGGATATGAAGATTCCGACTGAGTGGGGAACGAAAGAAGGAGTTACACCAATCTTCGGTAAGGATGGAACGTTATATTATTTTACTGATTTCACCTCTCCGAAAGAAGGAGTAGATTCTGCACTAGGTTACTCGCTTATTGATGCACGTACAGGTAAGTTGTATTACTATAACGGAAAAGAAGTAAAGGGAATTATGGATGGTTCGGCTGCTACAGAAGTAGTGGATAATTCCTTTAAGAGAGAGAAGTGGCACGGAACGATGCCGGTTATTTATAACGTGTACGGTAAACCTTCTTGGATTGTACCTGTTATTGATGACGGAGGATTAGTACGTGCTCACACGGTTATCTATGCTTCTAATGCGAAAATATTTGCAACAGGTTCGACGCAAAAAGAAGCACTTGAGAATTATAAAAATGCGCTGAGCGGAAGTGGAGATTCATTTAGACCGACTTCAAATGGTAAAGAAGCACAAAAAGAAGGCGTTGTACAACGTGTATATAAAGAAAAATCAGGTGAAAATACAATTGTGTACGTACTGATAGAGAATGAACAAAAAGTATTTATGATACCTGTGAAGAAATTCCCATATGCTATGTTTACAGAAGTGGGAGATCCGATTCAAATCACATATTTAGATACAGGCGAGGCGATGTCTTCCGTATCTAAATTTACAAATAGCAATTTGAAAAAGTAAAGCGATAGAAATTCTATCGCTTTTTTTTACGATATGAAACAGGAAAATGCACTATACTTGACGTATGTTTATGTTGTAACTATAATTGTTACGATTTAGTGTTTATAAGAAAGGGTGAACGAAAAAAGTGAATGGAGTTAATCACGAAATATATAAACCTGTAAAGACAAATAGGTTATGGATGATTCTTGTACTAGGGACACTTACGGCGATTGGGCCATTATCTATTGATATGTATTTGCCTTCTTTACCGAAATTAACGGATGATTTGCAAACAGGTGCATCCCTTGCACAGCTTACATTGACAGCTTGTTTACTGGGGCTTTCAGTTGGGCAATTATTTGTCGGTTCAATTAGTGATATTTATGGAAGGCGCAAACCTCTTATTATTGCTCTTATTATTTATGTTGCTTCTTCTTTACTTTGTGCTATTGCGCCATCTATTTGGAGTTTAGTGTTATTGCGCTTCTTACAAGGAGCTTCAGGATCGGCTGGGATTGTTATATCACGTGCAATGGTACGTGACATGTATTCAGGTTCTGAAATGACGAAGTTTTTCTCGTTGCTCATGTTAGTAAACGGAGCAGCGCCTATTTTGGCACCGATTATTGGGGGACAATTGCTACAGTTTACAACATGGCGCGGTGTCTTCATCGTTCTTGGAGCAATTAGTGTATTCATGTTAATATCAGCTACTTTCGTATTACGTGAAACATTACCTCCTGAAGAAAGAGAAACAGGTGGTTTGTCAGGGACATTGGCGACGTACGGAAAACTGTTAAAGGATCGTTTGTTTATGGGATATGCATTATCACAAGGGCTAGTAACGGCGGCGATGTTTGCATACATTTCGGGCTCACCATTTGTGTTGCAGAACATATACGGAGCATCACCACAGCAATTTAGCTTATTCTTTGCGATTAACGGTATCGGTATTATTATTGCTAGTCAGGTTACGGGCCGTTTAGCAGGGAAAGTGAATGAGAAAACATTATTCGTTTCCGGTATTATTATTGCAGCTATTGGTGGTCTATCTTTATTACTGACAATCTTACTAGGAATAGGTTTAATTGGTGTTTTATGCTCGTTATTCCTTGTTGTATCAAGTGTCGGGGTTGTATCAACAACTGGGTTCTCGTTAGCGATGAGAAATCAGAAACAGGCTGCAGGAACGGCATCGGCTTTATTAGGTTTATTACAGTTCATTTCAGGAGCACTTGTTGCACCGTTAGTAGGTATTGGTGGAAGCAACACCGCATTACCGATGGGGGTTGTGATAGCTCTTTGTGAAATTGGTGCTGTGTTATGTTATCTATTTATGGCCAGAAGAAGTGAGAAGCAGTTTGAACTGCAACAAAGACAAAATTTAGAGGCTTAACAAAAAAGAACTGATTCAGAGGGAATATTTGAATCAGTTCTTTTTTTCATTTCTTTGAAATACCTCATACATATTATTCATGATCGTATCATATAAAACAGCAAGTTTATCCCACACCCAGCGATTACTATCGACTTCTTTTTCCCCGCAGTCGATAATATCGGTATGGTCGGTAATTTTATACGCCTTTTTAACGATAATAGGAGCAATTTTCGGTATACGTGGGATTTCTTTTAAGATATCTGCGAAGTTTCCAATGTAGACATGACCGATGATTTCGATTGTTAATGATTTATCTGATATATTTAGCACGGTATGAAATTGATTTGTATGTTGTTGTTTTAAATATTGGGCTAACTTAAATGGAGCATGTTTCTTTTTTAATACGCGGCGAAGGCTCTCTGTATTTTCGATATGAAGTGATTTTTCGCGAATAAGGACACGAATATCTTCTCCCATAAAAGGCATTGTGTTGTACATAGATGATTCTCCTTAAAAATTTACATATGTTTGCGTTATGCATATGTAAGTCTAGCATGGTTTGTTCTTTATGTGTGCTTACAGTTTTGTAAGGTGATGTAGTAAAGCAGTGCAAAAGTTATTTGTATAAAGTGACGATACTGTGACAAACATGTTGGTATATATATTAGGATGTCGTCTTAAGTGTAAAAAGTAGGATGTTCTCGGTATAATAACAAGTGGAGATAAAAGAAACTATAATGAGTAATAGCTGTAGATAAAAGGAGAAGAAGAGATGAAGAAGGTTTTGGGTATTGCTGTAATGGGAAGTATGCTCCTTCTAGCAGGGTGTAATGGAAATAAAGATACGAAAGAACCGAAAGAAAAGGTAGAGCAATCTACTGAACAAACAGAAGAGATGAAAGAATACCTTGCAGTACATGAAAAATACGATATAAAAATGAATAAAGAAATTAATAAAGCACTGCAGTTATTTGAAGTGGCAAAAGAAAAGGGCGGTAAGGAAATAACGAATGCTACATATAAAGAAGATGTGCAAAAGGTAACAACGAGCATGTTAGAGGATATTGATCATATACGTAAAGAAATTCGTGTACCAAAGTCGAAAGAGAAAGAACATGAGGTATATGTTGGTTTCCTGGATGAATCGGAACAAGCGATGAAAAAATTACAGAAGTTAGCTAAAGAAGAAGATTCATCATTGATTCGTGATATTGAAATTAACTTTGCAACAGCATCGACATACTATAAACGTTTTCAAACAGAAGCGAAAAAATAACCTTGCCTGGGCAAGGTTATTTTTTCTTCTTACCATCACCGTCTTCATCCTCGGATACTAATACCTTCTGTTCTTCGTGAAATTCGGAAATAGTTTGTCCTGTAATAGTATCGAAAGGAGTATAAAAAGAGGTGATACTTCTTCTTTTAATGAAGAGTGTGTAGAACCCGATGATGACAAGAATGACGATTGTTAATGGTAATCCTATAGTGGCAAGAAGTAAGGGATCCATCATATAACTCCTTTAACATCTTTTCTTTTTATTATAAGTGAAAACTATAATTTCGATAAAAGGATTAAAGACTGATTTTTCTAAATATATCCAATTTGATTGACTTTTCATTTTT includes these proteins:
- a CDS encoding methionine ABC transporter ATP-binding protein, whose product is MIELKNVSKVFTTKKGNVEALKPTSLQVKKGEVFGIIGYSGAGKSTLIRCVNLLEKPTTGNIIVNEKDLTTLSTKELAKARQKIGMIFQGFNLLKTVTVYENIALPLRLSGLPKNEIEKRVEKYLRIVDLFNRKDSYPSELSGGQKQRVAIARALSHEPEVLLSDEATSALDPETTESILDLLLKINEEIGITILLITHEMNVIQRICDRVAVMEHGAVIESGTVKDIFTNPQHITTKKFVNSAFAAKIPEEVQKELQRTGEIVILSFIGNSSGEPALAIATKRFQVYPNILSGNITQLKHEAYGKLVIHMQGEKNEVDRALSFLQEQGIIVEGGRTDYGKQVLFG
- a CDS encoding MetQ/NlpA family ABC transporter substrate-binding protein, translated to MKKVLLSIVSGAVLLLGACGANSDKEVKALDEKKITVGVTGGPHEQIFEKVKEVAAKDGLEIDVKVFNDYVAPNVSLDEKSLDVNSYQTKSYLDVFKAERNMKLTEVFSTVTFPMGVYSKDIKDVKDLKEGDAIAVPNDPTNELRALKLFEKAGVLKVDPKATEKATAKDVIENPKNLKIVELEASQLPTQLSEVKAAAINTNFALGAKLSPAKDSIFREGKDSPYVNWVVVRTENKDDAVVNKLKKAYQSKEVKEFIEKKFDGSVLPSW
- a CDS encoding NAD(P)-dependent alcohol dehydrogenase, whose product is MKAIICTKYGPPNVLKLQDVAKPTPKKNEVLVRIHATSVTTGDCRMRSFNSPLLFWIPMRIILGFRKPRKPILGVELSGEIEEIGTDVTQFKKGDQIFALTELNVGGYAEYTCIHESGLIALKPTNVTYEEAAVIPFGGTSALHFLRKTRIKRGQQVLIYGASGSVGTAAVQLAKYFGATVTAVCSHSNFELVQSLGADKVIDYTKEDFTKRGEYYDVIFDAVGKHKRSLGKKALTPTGVYVSVNGMMAKVSKEDMFLLKKLTETENLKPVIDRTYRLEEIAEAHLYVEKGHKKGNVSITLKQNIFRK
- a CDS encoding FAD-binding oxidoreductase, with the protein product MKKRKIAVVIVAYTVLLATSVHTYKKQLDHPIMSDVGKLLPTKIKRVESATDERSLIQLVRDANVSGEKISIAGMQHSQGGQTYYPNGTMLDMKGYNKILEFDPKKKRITVQSGVTWNDIQKKINPYGLAVQVMQSQNIFTVGGSLSVNVHGRDIRHEALIDTVESFRLLMADGTVRNVSREENADLFPYVIGGYGLFGVILDVTLQLTDDALYETHTKVLDYKEYASYFKEKVKKDENVRMHLARISVAPNSFLKEMYVTDYTVAQNQNMREEYSELKEENIIAAPKFLLGLSRYSDWGKNTFWDIQRNYFERTDGKYETRNNVMRSDSAFMEYENPNRTEVLQEYFVPVDSFTKYIDDLRNTLTEEELNLLNITIRYVEKNENAVLSYAKDDMFALVLLINQGRSEGEIRKTEDVIRKMIDVTLKHNGSYYLPYYSYPTKEQLKRAYPRIEEFLQKKKEVDPEERFVNLFYREYTK
- a CDS encoding MFS transporter, with the translated sequence MTYRRFVASQSIIMMAGSMVFPFYILLLRNVGNSFSQFGWAYGLFSLTSALVYPLVGRISDRVGDRKLLIIYAWSMAILMLCFPIATEVWHVYILQIVMGILGAVQRNTEKTSLARKVVQENAGYEIGKYHVWTSIGGALAIIATGYLVDFFTIGTIFYIASILYVVSGIVLSSKKI
- a CDS encoding DUF3981 domain-containing protein codes for the protein MKFLILAILTLFLIPWTRSGSKLRAVDKKGDEKVVKGKKSSILVIPVLFWIGIAIYEYLWLIDDRADSILTHYSVAVAVLIGLVLFSQNQIGKLEGTLKGLLMFVLLASYGYFGYLHDIVITQTKYDSVVKIEKDISEPFTENDQPFTVPPKTAENKMKKVFGDIPKVAYFELGELTPQMVNGEALYVAPIEVSGFFKARKAETIPGYVTMSGTNPDAEAKLHLGYKMKYVPSMFFGNKLERVVRKAEPDLIFKGKPKFEVDDKGKPYYTMTYGEFISGRSGFEVEGVVVVDAQTGEVKRYDKGKAPKFVDGVLNHETASTLNTYFGKYIHGFWNTKFSQTDMKIPTEWGTKEGVTPIFGKDGTLYYFTDFTSPKEGVDSALGYSLIDARTGKLYYYNGKEVKGIMDGSAATEVVDNSFKREKWHGTMPVIYNVYGKPSWIVPVIDDGGLVRAHTVIYASNAKIFATGSTQKEALENYKNALSGSGDSFRPTSNGKEAQKEGVVQRVYKEKSGENTIVYVLIENEQKVFMIPVKKFPYAMFTEVGDPIQITYLDTGEAMSSVSKFTNSNLKK
- a CDS encoding multidrug effflux MFS transporter — encoded protein: MNGVNHEIYKPVKTNRLWMILVLGTLTAIGPLSIDMYLPSLPKLTDDLQTGASLAQLTLTACLLGLSVGQLFVGSISDIYGRRKPLIIALIIYVASSLLCAIAPSIWSLVLLRFLQGASGSAGIVISRAMVRDMYSGSEMTKFFSLLMLVNGAAPILAPIIGGQLLQFTTWRGVFIVLGAISVFMLISATFVLRETLPPEERETGGLSGTLATYGKLLKDRLFMGYALSQGLVTAAMFAYISGSPFVLQNIYGASPQQFSLFFAINGIGIIIASQVTGRLAGKVNEKTLFVSGIIIAAIGGLSLLLTILLGIGLIGVLCSLFLVVSSVGVVSTTGFSLAMRNQKQAAGTASALLGLLQFISGALVAPLVGIGGSNTALPMGVVIALCEIGAVLCYLFMARRSEKQFELQQRQNLEA
- a CDS encoding DUF3951 domain-containing protein, translating into MDPLLLATIGLPLTIVILVIIGFYTLFIKRRSITSFYTPFDTITGQTISEFHEEQKVLVSEDEDGDGKKKK